The DNA region CGTACACAGGAGGAATGAAAGGTACTCACCCAAACATCTTGACCGCCATGACCAATCAGATGGTCCACCCGCGCGCGCATCTCTTTTGCTGCTTTATTTGTAAAAGTGATGGCCATGATTTCCCAAGGCTTTGCTAAGTTCTTCTCAATTATATAGGCCACACGGTGTGTTAGTACCCTTGTTTTTCCTGATCCGGCACCTGCCAGTAGTAGTAAAGGTCCTTCAGTATGAAAAACCGCCTCTTTTTGTTCTTGGTTCAACGTATCATATATACTCATCACAGTCACCTATCTTTTTATTATTATTATTACTATTTAATTCTATAAAAAATATTGAAAATAAGAACTGATGTGCCTATTTTCAACCCGTTTATCATAGCATATTTTCGGTTTTTTTTCCATGTCTTTTTGGATATTTGTCATATATTAGTCAATATATCTGCTTCTCTATGTGTATCTAATCTATTTCCGGATTTGTGTCTGTTTCTTAATCCGTTCTTACTTTCATTATGCTTGCCATATAGTATTGATTACTATATAATATTCTTGAGGCGGTGTTAATATGAGTAAAAAATCTTATGATAAATTTATAGAGGACCTTTTAGTATTTATAAAATCCAGAAAATATGTTCATGCTAAGGACATACCTAATATAGAACTTTACATGGACCAGGTTACAACCTTTATGGATGATCATCTTGGTCTTTTTAAGCGTACAGAAGAAGAAAAAATCCTTACCAAGACCATGATCAACAACTATAGCAAATGTGATATTCTGCCACCGACAGCCAAGAAGAAATACGGTCATGATCACTTGATTTTACTACTATTCGTCTATTATTTTAAGAATATCCTATCCATACCAGATATTAAAAAGTTGCTGGACCCTGTCAAAGATATTGTTATGAATGATAAGTCGCCACTGTCAATGGAAGCCTTTCTTGACAGAATCATGGAGACTCAGACCATGCATTTTGACAGTCTTGCCAATCAAGTTAATCATACGGTCAAAGTCGGAAAAGACTTGTTTCCGGAGTTTAGTGATGCTGAGCGGGAAAAGCTATCCATATTTACAACGGCTTATCTCTTAACCATTCAGGCAACGGCACAAAAACATATGGCCACTCAGTTGATTGATAACTACTTAACCAAACATCCTTCTAAAGAAACAGGGCAAAAACCTAAAGCACCAAGACCTAAAAAGCCAGAAGCCGGACGCCCTGAAGTCAGGAAGAAAACACCTAAGAAACCGATCTCTTAAACCAGAACCCCTATTGCCAACTATTTAAGCGGTGAAGCATACAAAAATATAATATGGAAAAAACAAGATATAAGAGGTTATACCGTCGGGTACAACCTCTTATAATTATTTTATTTTCATTTATATTCATTTAGCTCTTGTATTCTTTTAGCTTTCTATCCGTTTTTGACTCTATCAAATACCATATCATAACCGTCATTACCATAATTCAGGGAACGGTTTACCCTTGATATGGTGGCTGTAGATGCCCCAGTCTTTTCTGCAATCTCCAGATAAGTATTGTGATCTCTAAGCATCTTAGCAACTTGTAGTCTCTGTGCCAAGGAATGTAACTCATTAACGGTGCAAATATCTTCAAAAAAAGCATAACATTCTTTCGGATCTTTTAAACTTAAGATGGCTTCGAAAAGTCTATCCACTTCTGCCGATTTTATGTTTTTACTCATTTAAGTTCTCCTTTATTATATAATCGCCTCAATTAGATTTTACCACGATAAACTATTAGCGTAAAGAATTATTTCCTACTATTATGACAATCTAACCATTTTTCTGGTTTTTAAGCATAAATGACAGCTAATATTCATACTTTTCTTAGGATGCATTGATTTTCCTCATAAAGGCTTCGACCGAATGGTTGATCACCAATTTTTCAGGGAATCCGATCTCTCTGATCAAAGCATCGCAATAATCAAACCGACCCACATCAAACGCAATATGAGCGTCAGAACCACAGATAATCTCTATATCTGCTTTGGCACACAGTTCTAACATTTTTGTGATATTCTTACGCGTATCAGATCTAAAGCCGTTGGGGTTAATGGAACTGTTGTTCACCTCAAGCAGAACATCGTTATACTTAGCCGCTTTCACAAGTTCCTCATAATCCAAGGGATATCTGCTATCATCCGGATGACCAATGATGTTCACATATGGGTTTTCCATGACTTTAATCAACATTTTTGTGTTTTCCTGTCGACTCCCAGAAGTTATACAAGGGGGATGCAGACTTGCAATGGTATAGTCCAGCATAGACAGGTTGTCATCCGTCATATCAATGCTCCCACTGAGACTGATAATATTGGCTTCTACACCTTTTAGAATACGGACGCCCATGATTTCCTCAGGTACTTGTTTCATATTTTGAAAATAAAAAATATATGTGCTACCGGGCATACCTGGTGCGTGATCCGATACCCCAATGAGCTCCATGCCTTTTTCACGCCCATATTGGACATTTTCAAGTAATGTACTGTAGGCATGACCACTTGCTACTGTATGAGTATGTAAATCCAGTTTATACATAACGCCTCCATGGTGAATGTGTATATAAATGTGAATAAGTTTTAAGCGTGCTCATTGTATCATACATAGGTTGCTTTGTTAAGTTAAACTGTGAAAATTTAATGGAAAAATAATACTTTTTTTCCTTAAACTTCTATCTTACATTTATTTCGGCCAAACTTTGTTAATCCCCTACCTGACTATGTGAAATTTTTTCTAATGATATATCACTCTATGACACTTACAAAAAAAAGATACACTACGATATTCAGCCAATCGTACACGCATCTTGTTTTTGAGTTCTATAAATTGATTATAATTGGCACCAATAAAGGTACCAAGGATGACAGTACCACACCGGATACAAAGCCCACAATGGCAACCTTTGGTGTCGTATATCTTGCTATAATCGGTAAGGTTGTATCCATAGCTGTTGCCCCACATGGTGCCACCGCTTCATAGTGACCGATATATTTGGCTATTAGGGGTAACATTAAGATTGCCATAACTTCCCGTATAACATTGGTTAGAAAAGCCAATGCTGAGATTTCAGATGAATAATCCACCAGCATAATAGCCGACAAAGTATACCATCCAAAGCCGGCTCCGATAGCACCGGACTCATTGTAGTTAAGGCCTACAAAATGTCCGAAAACTAAAGCACCAAAGATGCTTCCTAGGCCAATCATGAGAGGCACCGCTAATATATTGAAACCGATTTTCTTAATCTCTGCCAGCGTATTTTTTTGTTTCCCTATGTCCATACCCACAAAAAGAAGCAAGAGACATAAACCGATATCAATAACCCATCCTGTCGAGTCGTACCACTGACTGGGGAACACCAGATACCCTGTCAATGCACCGATGATGACTGACAACATAATAATCCAAGTCATTTCACGCGCCCCTTTCTGTCTAACTTCAGTATTTGACGTCCTAAGAAAACAAAGAGAACACTAAAGGCGATGGAGCCAAAAGCCAACACAAATGCCTGAAACCCTATGGTTGACAAGGAAGACACCACCATTTTGTCTGCGCCTAAACGGATGCCCATCACAAATAATAGGCCGATTAATGTTAAGATCTGAAGTTTTCCTAGGGCTTGGTCGAGCTTGGGATGAGCCATGTTATAGATACCAATCAACATGCCTATGCTAAGAACACCTATATATAGTAACAATCTGAATATCATGACGATCCTCTTTCTTTTTTTGATTCATTGTAACAACCTCATGCATAGATTGCAATCCTTATTTATTGAGATTGACAACTTTTTGATTATCCTGTAAAATAAACCATTATTGGCAATGGGGCCTGTACACTTTTCTGTGTGCCGGTCTTTTTTTTGTTCTACTCTGAGAATTTCCTATTGTCGCCTTAATATTTTCTATACAAAATTTTGTTCCAATCTTTCCTATAAAAATCAGTACCAACCTAAATCTAAACAGAAGGAGTGTTATTATGGGCAAAAAGACAATGAAGCACCTCAAACTTGAGGCAAAAAACATATCCGAAGGCGACTTACTTCACGATATCGGGGCCAATGCTTATAACAAAAAGGTGGGTCCGGTGGCAGAAAGTATCGAGATTCTACAAAAACAGGTACGTTCCCATGTTTTTGAAATGCAGGTTGTCTCCGCTCAGATTGATGCCTCCACCGCTTCTATTGAGATGTTGCTTGAAGATCAAAAAAACATCACAAAAGCGCTCTATACTACATCAGATAATCTAAGAACAACCAACCAAGCACATGATCAAGTGGTGAATGAAACCGTGCTTATGTCTGAAAAAATATTGGCCAACACCAAACATCTAGAAGCCATTACCACTGAACTTAGAGATTCCAGCCAAGCTTCCAAAGATGTTCTAAAAAACCAAATGGCCTCTATCTTGGACATTATCACATTAATTGATGATATTTCCACAGCTGCGACCGCTTCTTCATCCTCTATCCACACCTTATACGACGATACACGAAAAATCACAGAGATTCTTGAATCCGTAAAAACATTCTATAAGCAAACCCAACTTCTGGCTCTTAATGCATCCATTGAATCTGCCAGAGCCGGTGAGGCCGGTAAAGGCTTTGGTGTTGTTGCAACCGAGATACGTACCTTAGCTACCAACAGCTCAGAATCCATCTCCGAGATCTCTAATATCATGTCCAACATTGACAATTCCATTGATACAGTCATTGAACAATCGAATCAAACCAATAGCAATGTCTCAAAGGCTGTCGAAAAAACCATCAGTATAGAAAACGGTCTTAAGGTCATGGATGCTTCCTTTGATCGCTTAGATCAAAAGGTACAGGACATGTCGACAAGCATTCAAGAGAACTTGGTGGTCACCGATAATTTCTCTGTCACCATTGCAAGAGCCAGTCAAGTCTCTAGAGATGTATCGGGTGGTATCGGTCATCTCCATGATCACATCGAAAACCAATATGCAAAGCTGGATGAGATTCAAGAAATGGAAGTCAGCCTTGGCGACGCCTCAAAAAGTCTCCATGCCCTAACGGATAAGATTGATGTGGATATGTTAAGTCAGAAAAAAGTACAGATTGAAAAACAAAGTGAAGATTTAATCATGCATCTAAAAGACATTCTACAAAACCATAAAACGCTTACCATGGACCAAAAACAAACCCATCAAGAAATCTTGGATAGAACCATTCATGAGCTCCCTCATATAGAAGCACTTTGGAGCAACCGAAGCAATGGCAGCTTTATCTATTCCAACCCGCCAGCCGGAATCAAAAGTGCCAATATCCGTCCTTGGTTCAAAGAAAGTATGAAAGGTCTTGTTCATATATCCGATGTTTATATCTCAGCCATTACCAAAAGCCCTTGTCTGACCGTCAGCCTCCCCATTTACGACAACTCGGAAATCGTAGGTGTTCTTGGTGCCGACCTGGCTATAAAATTATAACTTTTGGATTTATTACCACTCGTAAAATCAAGAAATCCCAAGACAACCTGCCTTGGGATTTCTTATATTACAAGCTATAGTATATAAAAACTTAGTTTTGATGTTCAACAATTTTAAAAAGATATAATAATACCGCCTTCATTCGCATAAGTAGAACTAAGACCACGCATCTTCAAGATGATAATATCTTTAAAATCATAAGATTCACTGGCCAGTTGCTTAACATACTCTGCACGCTCTAGAGCATTGCAATGGGATATGGCTAGTATTTTGTCTTTTGATACCGTGCCTACTTTTGGCATGCTGTTTACCATCTTTGCAAGGGCTTTTTTCGTACCTCTGGCTTTGTCCACCATGTCAATGGCACCTTCCGGTGTTGTTTTTAGAATCAACTTAAGATTAAGCGCTCTGACGATTTTGGCTTTCATAGAACTCATACGCCCATTTTTCTCCAAAGTATCAATCTTATCTAGTACAAAAAGCACCTTAGCTTCATCAATATATGCTTCAACATAATCCACAATCTCTTCGAATGACTTTTCGCCTGCCTCTACCAATTCATGGACTTTAAGGGCAATCAGAACTTCCATCGTAGAAGCGCCTCTCGAATTAAATATATGCACTTTCTTATCTGGGTATTTTTCAAGGTACATCGTCTTGGCATTCATGGCGCTGTTGTAACTGCCACTCAGTTCAGAAGATAGGGTTACACCAAATACCCATTCATGATCACCTTCAAAGTGATCCAAATAATCCTGAATCGATGGACAAGCACTTTTGGGAACACTGCTACTTTGATCTATTTTCCTAAGATAATTCTCAAGATCCAAGTTATCATCATCGACATACTCTACACCATCCAAAGTAAAAGTTAAGGGTGCTATTGCTATGTTCATCTCTTCTTCCATCTGCTTGGTGATGTCACAACTGCTATCGCCAACAATTTTATATTTCATATGCATTCTCCTTTGTTTACATAAAGATATGAAAACCATCAACCGAAATGTCAAACAGTTATCATGTAGTATCTATTACTACATATTATATCACAAAAGCATATGAAAACCAAATATCAAGCTTTATTTTCATAAAATACTTTGAACACTTTAATAATGTCTTCTAAGTCTTTAACACCCATCAATTCTCTGGTGGCATGCATGGCCAACATTGGCACCCCAACATCCACTGC from Petrocella atlantisensis includes:
- a CDS encoding DUF1836 domain-containing protein; translated protein: MSKKSYDKFIEDLLVFIKSRKYVHAKDIPNIELYMDQVTTFMDDHLGLFKRTEEEKILTKTMINNYSKCDILPPTAKKKYGHDHLILLLFVYYFKNILSIPDIKKLLDPVKDIVMNDKSPLSMEAFLDRIMETQTMHFDSLANQVNHTVKVGKDLFPEFSDAEREKLSIFTTAYLLTIQATAQKHMATQLIDNYLTKHPSKETGQKPKAPRPKKPEAGRPEVRKKTPKKPIS
- a CDS encoding YerC/YecD family TrpR-related protein gives rise to the protein MSKNIKSAEVDRLFEAILSLKDPKECYAFFEDICTVNELHSLAQRLQVAKMLRDHNTYLEIAEKTGASTATISRVNRSLNYGNDGYDMVFDRVKNG
- a CDS encoding phosphatase, producing MYKLDLHTHTVASGHAYSTLLENVQYGREKGMELIGVSDHAPGMPGSTYIFYFQNMKQVPEEIMGVRILKGVEANIISLSGSIDMTDDNLSMLDYTIASLHPPCITSGSRQENTKMLIKVMENPYVNIIGHPDDSRYPLDYEELVKAAKYNDVLLEVNNSSINPNGFRSDTRKNITKMLELCAKADIEIICGSDAHIAFDVGRFDYCDALIREIGFPEKLVINHSVEAFMRKINAS
- a CDS encoding lysine exporter LysO family protein, which gives rise to MTWIIMLSVIIGALTGYLVFPSQWYDSTGWVIDIGLCLLLLFVGMDIGKQKNTLAEIKKIGFNILAVPLMIGLGSIFGALVFGHFVGLNYNESGAIGAGFGWYTLSAIMLVDYSSEISALAFLTNVIREVMAILMLPLIAKYIGHYEAVAPCGATAMDTTLPIIARYTTPKVAIVGFVSGVVLSSLVPLLVPIIINL
- a CDS encoding LysO family transporter, giving the protein MIFRLLLYIGVLSIGMLIGIYNMAHPKLDQALGKLQILTLIGLLFVMGIRLGADKMVVSSLSTIGFQAFVLAFGSIAFSVLFVFLGRQILKLDRKGRVK
- a CDS encoding methyl-accepting chemotaxis protein; the encoded protein is MGKKTMKHLKLEAKNISEGDLLHDIGANAYNKKVGPVAESIEILQKQVRSHVFEMQVVSAQIDASTASIEMLLEDQKNITKALYTTSDNLRTTNQAHDQVVNETVLMSEKILANTKHLEAITTELRDSSQASKDVLKNQMASILDIITLIDDISTAATASSSSIHTLYDDTRKITEILESVKTFYKQTQLLALNASIESARAGEAGKGFGVVATEIRTLATNSSESISEISNIMSNIDNSIDTVIEQSNQTNSNVSKAVEKTISIENGLKVMDASFDRLDQKVQDMSTSIQENLVVTDNFSVTIARASQVSRDVSGGIGHLHDHIENQYAKLDEIQEMEVSLGDASKSLHALTDKIDVDMLSQKKVQIEKQSEDLIMHLKDILQNHKTLTMDQKQTHQEILDRTIHELPHIEALWSNRSNGSFIYSNPPAGIKSANIRPWFKESMKGLVHISDVYISAITKSPCLTVSLPIYDNSEIVGVLGADLAIKL
- a CDS encoding DegV family protein; its protein translation is MKYKIVGDSSCDITKQMEEEMNIAIAPLTFTLDGVEYVDDDNLDLENYLRKIDQSSSVPKSACPSIQDYLDHFEGDHEWVFGVTLSSELSGSYNSAMNAKTMYLEKYPDKKVHIFNSRGASTMEVLIALKVHELVEAGEKSFEEIVDYVEAYIDEAKVLFVLDKIDTLEKNGRMSSMKAKIVRALNLKLILKTTPEGAIDMVDKARGTKKALAKMVNSMPKVGTVSKDKILAISHCNALERAEYVKQLASESYDFKDIIILKMRGLSSTYANEGGIIISF